A genomic segment from Hydrotalea sp. encodes:
- a CDS encoding SDR family NAD(P)-dependent oxidoreductase produces the protein MSLFFKNKKIWVIGGSRGIGLGLAKEMARRGAKVIVSARRDAVEKFPHEFIPLDVTDRKKLKSLCEKMDVDGVVYSSGILEPNYVSDMDEEHLQELIDINILPVALLASYMGKKIEKRRGFFVLMGSVAGVVGVPLSQPYAGGKDFVKNFAESVAVEFPKMTTHLVTPGYVRTEMISGNNFGMPMVYSVRKAVDIITFGIVRKKFHIVFPLPVYIGMWVIRLAPVFIRRQFWKYFAKHIVKPKKPVKKK, from the coding sequence TTTTTTTTAAAAACAAGAAAATTTGGGTTATCGGCGGGTCGCGCGGTATCGGCCTTGGCCTGGCGAAGGAAATGGCGCGGCGCGGCGCGAAAGTTATTGTGTCGGCGCGGCGCGATGCCGTCGAAAAATTTCCACATGAATTTATTCCGTTGGATGTCACCGACCGCAAAAAATTAAAATCATTGTGCGAAAAAATGGATGTCGACGGCGTGGTTTATAGCTCAGGGATTTTAGAGCCCAATTATGTTAGTGATATGGACGAAGAGCATTTGCAAGAGTTGATAGATATTAATATCTTGCCGGTGGCCTTGCTGGCTTCCTACATGGGGAAAAAAATTGAGAAGCGGCGCGGCTTTTTTGTTTTGATGGGGTCGGTGGCTGGCGTCGTCGGGGTGCCGTTGAGCCAGCCATATGCCGGCGGTAAGGATTTTGTAAAAAACTTTGCGGAGAGCGTTGCCGTCGAATTTCCCAAGATGACAACCCATTTGGTGACGCCGGGTTACGTGCGCACCGAGATGATTAGCGGTAATAATTTTGGCATGCCGATGGTTTATTCGGTGCGTAAGGCGGTTGATATTATTACGTTTGGCATCGTGCGCAAAAAATTTCATATTGTTTTTCCCTTGCCGGTTTATATCGGCATGTGGGTGATAAGGTTAGCCCCGGTATTTATCAGGCGGCAATTTTGGAAATATTTTGCAAAACATATTGTTAAACCAAAAAAACCCGTAAAAAAAAAATAA
- a CDS encoding SDR family NAD(P)-dependent oxidoreductase, with protein MAINFYQKKIWLIGGSRGMGLELARQLISAGAAVTISSRQPPKGIDKKTYRFVALDVADDKALKKTCKDLQPLDGVIYMPALYEPGPIVEIDEDFLAAMTKVNMQAPTMLAKYLARHLEQRRGFLAICGSQAGEVGLPLGQPYSASKAYLKNFCQSLSVEHPGLTVQLIAPGFVKTDLTAKNKFAMPFVMTAEAAAACIMRGIKRQKNIIIFPKRLTWILKTWAILPLAIKKLLWRKR; from the coding sequence ATGGCCATCAATTTTTATCAAAAAAAAATCTGGCTGATTGGCGGGTCGCGCGGCATGGGGTTGGAATTGGCGCGGCAATTAATTTCGGCCGGTGCGGCGGTTACCATTTCGTCGCGCCAGCCGCCAAAGGGAATCGATAAAAAAACCTACCGCTTTGTCGCGCTGGATGTTGCCGATGATAAGGCGTTGAAAAAAACCTGCAAGGACTTGCAACCGCTCGATGGGGTTATTTATATGCCCGCGCTTTATGAACCCGGGCCGATTGTGGAAATCGACGAGGATTTTTTGGCGGCGATGACCAAGGTGAATATGCAGGCACCAACCATGTTGGCAAAATACCTGGCCCGACATTTGGAACAACGCCGTGGTTTTTTGGCGATCTGCGGGTCGCAGGCCGGCGAGGTTGGCTTGCCGTTGGGTCAGCCCTATTCGGCGAGCAAGGCCTACCTGAAAAATTTTTGCCAGAGTTTGAGTGTCGAGCACCCGGGGTTGACGGTGCAACTTATCGCGCCCGGGTTTGTTAAAACCGATTTAACCGCCAAGAACAAATTTGCCATGCCGTTTGTTATGACGGCCGAGGCCGCGGCGGCGTGCATTATGCGTGGCATTAAACGGCAAAAGAATATTATCATTTTCCCGAAACGCTTGACGTGGATTTTAAAAACCTGGGCGATATTGCCATTGGCGATAAAAAAATTATTGTGGCGCAAGCGGTAA